In a single window of the Sylvia atricapilla isolate bSylAtr1 chromosome 18, bSylAtr1.pri, whole genome shotgun sequence genome:
- the CBX4 gene encoding E3 SUMO-protein ligase CBX4, producing the protein MELPAVGEHVFAVESIEKKRIRKGRVEYLVKWRGWSPKYNTWEPEENILDPRLLIAFQNRERQEQLMGYRKRGPKPKPLVVQLPSFARRSNILTGLQDPAVDTRPKLDLGSSGKSQQHQYELNSKKHHQYQPNGKESSMKHQSHSKGKYYYQLNSKKHHHYQPDPKMYEPHYQPSSKEPQGQACLDSNKTPLVAHPDKWAHGPAKNLLGPVKNLTAESKNGAEKNLSSGTGPPSRDRVTSNGLGGKMKIVKNKNKNGRIVIVMSKYMENGMQAVKIKSGEPPRKRAAEERTPKKGGEEKVEAWRKPGEERVVGSNALSKAEGESRQPPAELEEGPQKTPLAKELPLPPAEQPLQLTTKPDLVPWSLSPVCEHSPSSMGLNLSSASSRKRCLSEPHAEREPGKKRLTSRSISAPTCLSPPAPPEPPAQPEVILLDSDLDEPIDLRCVKPRAEGEPALAQVKPELPPPPPAEKPAPEPPQPQEAAEEEEEEEAESLQEFKPFFGNIIITDVTANCLTVTFKEYVTV; encoded by the exons ATGGAGCTGCCGGCGGTGGGCGAGCACGTCTTCGCGGTGGAGAGCATCGAGAAGAAGCGGATCCGAAAG GGCAGAGTCGAGTACCTGGTGAAATGGAGGGGATGGTCGCCCAA atATAACACGTGGGAGCCGGAGGAGAACATCCTGGACCCCCGGCTGCTCATCGCCTTCCAGAACAG GGAGcggcaggagcagctgatgggATACCGCAAGCGGGGGCCCAAGCCAAAGCCGCTGGTCGTGCAG CTTCCCTCCTTCGCCCGCCGCTCCAACATCCTCACGGGGCTGCAGGACCCGGCCGTGGACACCAGGCCCAAGCTGGACCTCGGCTCCTCTGGCaagagccagcagcaccagtaTGAACTCAACAGCAAGAAGCACCACCAGTACCAGCCCAACGGCAAGGAGAGCAGCATGAAGCACCAGTCCCACAGCAAAGGGAAGTATTACTACCAGCTGAACAGCAAGAAGCACCACCACTACCAGCCGGACCCCAAGATGTACGAGCCCCATTACCAGCCCAGCAGCAAAGAGCCGCAGGGCCAGGCCTGCTTGGACAGTAACAAGACCCCCCTGGTCGCCCACCCAGACAAGTGGGCTCACGGCCCAGCCAAAAACTTGCTGGGCCCAGTCAAGAacctcacagcagagagcaaaaaTGGAGCTGAGAAGAACCTGTCCAGTGGTACCGGGCCGCCCTCCCGGGACAGGGTGACCAGCAACGGCCTTGGGGGAAAGATGAAGATCGTcaagaacaaaaacaagaaTGGGCGCATTGTGATTGTGATGAGCAAGTACATGGAGAACGGCATGCAGGCCGTGAAGATCAAGTCTGGGGAGCCTCCCCGGAAGCGGGCTGCGGAGGAGAGGACTCCTAAgaagggtggggaggagaaggtggAGGCTTGGAGGAAGCCAGGGGAGGAGAGGGTGGTGGGCAGCAACGCCCTGAGTAAAGCAGAGGGCGAGAGCCGGCAGCCCCCTGCAGAACTGGAGGAAGGTCCCCAAAAGACTCCCTTGGCCAAGGAGCTGCCCCTTCCTCCAGCGGAGCAGCCCTTGCAGCTCACTACCAAGCCGGACCTTGTGCCCTGGTCGCTGAGTCCCGTGTGCGAGCACAGCCCTTCCTCCATGGGACTGAACCTGTCGAGCGCCAGCTCCCGCAAGCGCTGCCTGTCGGAGCCGCACGCGGAGCGGGAGCCGGGCAAGAAGCGCCTGACCTCCCGCAGCATCAGTGCTCCCACCTGCCTCAGCCCCCCGGCGCCCCCGGAGCCGCCCGCCCAGCCCGAGGTCATCCTGCTCGACTCGGACCTGGACGAGCCCATAGACTTGCGCTGCGTGAAGCCGCGGGCGGAGGGCGAGCCGGCCCTGGCGCAGGTGAAGCCggagctgccgccgccgccgccggctgAGAAACCGGCCCCGGAGCCTCCGCAGCCCCAGGAGGCcgcagaggaggaggaagaggaagaggccGAGTCCCTGCAGGAATTCAAGCCCTTCTTTGGGAATATAATTATCACAGATGTGACCGCAAACTGCCTGACCGTGACCTTCAAGGAGTACGTGACGGTGTGA
- the CBX8 gene encoding chromobox protein homolog 8 isoform X2, whose protein sequence is MELSAVGERVFAAEALLKRRIRKGRMEYLVKWKGWSQKYSTWEPEENILDARLLAAFEEREREMELYGPKKRGPKPKTFLLKAQAKAKAKTYEFRSDSSRGIRVPYPGRSPQELGSTSRAREGLRNIALAPQSSSSSSTPKADGIRDRVIRVEEKPGETPKKRGPKPRKELYKDLAETLDASKRKLGDPGDKVGDYLKARKMEEAAAGAAKFGSGHSVIQLARRQEPELPGALPGPNRAEAGPEAFPPRLAKHRADFLDPKGQGGLDPGGPKLLHGAVSPGAVGGLYRDGVGGPAGRPSLIARIPVSRILGDPEEESWSPSLNNLEKVVVTDVTSNFLTVTIKESSTDQGFFKEKR, encoded by the exons ATGGAGCTCTCGGCCGTCGGGGAGCGCGTCTTCGCGGCCGAGGCCCTGCTCAAGCGCCGCATCCGCAAA GGCCGCATGGAATATCTGGTCAAATGGAAGGGCTGGTCGCAGAA GTACAGCACTTGGGAACCTGAGGAGAACATCCTGGATGCCCGGCTGCTCGCAGCCTTCGAGGAGAG GGAGCGAGAAATGGAGCTTTACGGGCCCAAAAAGCGAGGCCCCAAGCCCAAAACCTTCCTGCTCAAG GCCCAGGCAAAAGCCAAAGCCAAAACCTATGAATTCCGCAGTGACTCTTCCAGGGGGATCCGGGTGCCGTATCCGGGCAGGTccccccaggagctgggctccaCGTCCCGGGCTAGGGAAGGACTCAGAAACATAGCCCTGgccccccagagcagctccagcagcagcacccccaaGGCAGACGGCATCCGGGACCGGGTGATCCGCGTGGAGGAGAAACCCGGAGAGACCCCCAAAAAGAGAGGCCCAAAGCCCAGGAAGGAGCTGTACAAGGACCTTGCGGAGACTCTGGACGCCTCCAAGAGGAAACTGGGGGACCCGGGGGACAAGGTGGGGGACTACCTGAAGGCCAGGAAGAtggaggaggcggcggcgggggcggccaAGTTCGGCTCGGGACACAGCGTGATCCAGCTGGCCCGGCGGCAGGAGCCCGAGCTGCCCGgcgccctgcccggccccaACCGCGCCGAGGCGGGGCCCGAGGCCTTCCCCCCGCGCCTGGCCAAGCACCGGGCAGACTTTCTGGACCCCAAGGGGCAGGGGGGGCTGGACCCCGGCGGGCCCAAGCTCCTGCACGGCGCCGTGAGCCCGGGGGCCGTGGGCGGCCTGTACCGCGACGGCGTGgggggcccggcggggcggcccTCGCTCATCGCCAGGATCCCCGTCTCCAGGATCCTGGGGGACCCCGAGGAGGAGTCCTGGAGCCCCTCCCTCAACAACCTGGAGAAGGTGGTGGTAACTGATGTGACCTCTAACTTTTTGACCGTCACCATCAAGGAGAGCAGCACGGACCAAGGATTCTTTAAGGAGAAGCGATGA
- the CBX8 gene encoding chromobox protein homolog 8 isoform X1 produces the protein MELSAVGERVFAAEALLKRRIRKGRMEYLVKWKGWSQKYSTWEPEENILDARLLAAFEESFGSFNTSREREMELYGPKKRGPKPKTFLLKAQAKAKAKTYEFRSDSSRGIRVPYPGRSPQELGSTSRAREGLRNIALAPQSSSSSSTPKADGIRDRVIRVEEKPGETPKKRGPKPRKELYKDLAETLDASKRKLGDPGDKVGDYLKARKMEEAAAGAAKFGSGHSVIQLARRQEPELPGALPGPNRAEAGPEAFPPRLAKHRADFLDPKGQGGLDPGGPKLLHGAVSPGAVGGLYRDGVGGPAGRPSLIARIPVSRILGDPEEESWSPSLNNLEKVVVTDVTSNFLTVTIKESSTDQGFFKEKR, from the exons ATGGAGCTCTCGGCCGTCGGGGAGCGCGTCTTCGCGGCCGAGGCCCTGCTCAAGCGCCGCATCCGCAAA GGCCGCATGGAATATCTGGTCAAATGGAAGGGCTGGTCGCAGAA GTACAGCACTTGGGAACCTGAGGAGAACATCCTGGATGCCCGGCTGCTCGCAGCCTTCGAGGAGAG CTTTGGTTCTTTTAACACCTCTAGGGAGCGAGAAATGGAGCTTTACGGGCCCAAAAAGCGAGGCCCCAAGCCCAAAACCTTCCTGCTCAAG GCCCAGGCAAAAGCCAAAGCCAAAACCTATGAATTCCGCAGTGACTCTTCCAGGGGGATCCGGGTGCCGTATCCGGGCAGGTccccccaggagctgggctccaCGTCCCGGGCTAGGGAAGGACTCAGAAACATAGCCCTGgccccccagagcagctccagcagcagcacccccaaGGCAGACGGCATCCGGGACCGGGTGATCCGCGTGGAGGAGAAACCCGGAGAGACCCCCAAAAAGAGAGGCCCAAAGCCCAGGAAGGAGCTGTACAAGGACCTTGCGGAGACTCTGGACGCCTCCAAGAGGAAACTGGGGGACCCGGGGGACAAGGTGGGGGACTACCTGAAGGCCAGGAAGAtggaggaggcggcggcgggggcggccaAGTTCGGCTCGGGACACAGCGTGATCCAGCTGGCCCGGCGGCAGGAGCCCGAGCTGCCCGgcgccctgcccggccccaACCGCGCCGAGGCGGGGCCCGAGGCCTTCCCCCCGCGCCTGGCCAAGCACCGGGCAGACTTTCTGGACCCCAAGGGGCAGGGGGGGCTGGACCCCGGCGGGCCCAAGCTCCTGCACGGCGCCGTGAGCCCGGGGGCCGTGGGCGGCCTGTACCGCGACGGCGTGgggggcccggcggggcggcccTCGCTCATCGCCAGGATCCCCGTCTCCAGGATCCTGGGGGACCCCGAGGAGGAGTCCTGGAGCCCCTCCCTCAACAACCTGGAGAAGGTGGTGGTAACTGATGTGACCTCTAACTTTTTGACCGTCACCATCAAGGAGAGCAGCACGGACCAAGGATTCTTTAAGGAGAAGCGATGA
- the CBX2 gene encoding chromobox protein homolog 2, whose protein sequence is MEELSSVGEQVFAAECILSKRLRKGKLEYLVKWRGWSSKHNSWEPEENILDPRLLLAFQKKEHEKEVQNRKRGKRPRGRPRKNVEPEMPAKTKSSSSSSSTSSSSSSSEEEDESDLEAKRGPRSRETHPVPQKKAQILVAKPDMKDTSRKKRGRKPLPPEQKAARRTVNLTKVLKTSRKEVTGGAKLVGKLQPQHSTQGSGMAMLKDPPGALAGLSSGGSSGENLPNMMKSGSASPSQAISWQSSIVHYMSRMSQSQAAAESSALGRLALKAQAASKGSLGLDLKMRSQKGSGEQGLNVQGPKTAKASGSSAGGDQKLGFAAGGQMLPNGSKTPSSSSGAGAQPASSQELNLQALNLQSVKNGPSGGSLPRHLCGSLAKGSAGSTAGAKGGAAGAGLNAATALPAGDGGKSKKQAHRAGDRDSAKGGSAGAQEGHAATESRKPSALSEVSTGSDTSSDSDRDSASLPGVGQNMSVSIQTSQDWKPTRSLIEHVFVTDVTANLITVTVKESPTSVGFFNLRQY, encoded by the exons atggaggagctgagcagcgTGGGAGAGCAGGTCTTCGCCGCCGAGTGCATCCTCAGCAAGCGGCTCCGCAAG GGCAAGCTGGAGTACCTGGTCAAGTGGCGAGGCTGGTCCTCCAA GCACAACAGCTGGGAGCCCGAGGAGAACATCCTGGACCCCCGGCTGCTCCTGGCTTTCCAAAAGAA GGAACACGAAAAGGAAGTGCAGAACAGGAAGAGAGGCAAGAGGCCCCGAGGCAGGCCCAGGAAGAACGTG gAACCAGAGATGCCTGCGAAAACAAAGTCAAGtagctcctcttcctccacatcctcctcttcctcctcctccgaGGAAGAGGATGAGAGTGATCTGGAGGCAAAGAGAGGTCCCCGCAGCAGAGAGACGCACCCGGTGCCGCAGAAGAAGGCTCAGATCCTGGTGGCCAAGCCCGACATGAAGGACACTTCCAGGAAGAAGCGTGGGAGGAAACCTCTTCCCCCGGAGCAGAAGGCGGCTCGAAGGACAGTGAACCTGACAAAGGTGCTGAAAACGTCCCGGAAGGAGGTGACAGGTGGTGCCAAGCTGGtggggaagctgcagccccagcacagcacacagggctcAGGCATGGCTATGCTGAAGGATCCACCGGGTGCCTtggctgggctcagctcaggggGGTCATCAGGGGAAAACCTGCCCAACATGATGAAGAGCGGCTCGGCGAGCCCCAGCCAGGCCAtcagctggcagagctccaTCGTGCACTACATGAGCAGGATGTCccaaagccaggctgcagcCGAGAGCTCCGCCCTGGGCAGGCTGGCGCTGAAGGCACAGGCGGCCAGTAAGGGCAGCTTAGGGCTGGACTTGAAAATGAGGAGCCAGAAAGGCTctggggagcaggggctgaACGTGCAGGGACCCAAAACTGCAAAGGCTTCCGGCAGCAGCGCCGGAGGGGACCAGAAATTGGGGTTTGCTGCCGGAGGCCAAATGCTGCCCAATGGCAGCAAGACGCCCTCGAGCTCCTCTGGGGCCGGCGCTCAGCCAGcctccagccaggagctgaacCTGCAGGCTCTGAACCTGCAGAGTGTCAAAAACGGGCCCAGCGGGGGCAGCCTCCCCCGGCACCTCTGCGGCTCCCTGGCCAAGGGCTCTGCCGGCAGCACGGCCGGTGCCAAGGGCGGCGCCGCAGGGGCCGGGCTGAACGCTGCCACTGCTCTCCCAGCGGGGGACGGTGGCAAGAGCAAGAAGCAGGCACACCGGGCAGGTGACAGGGACTCGGCCAAAGGTGGCTCAGCTGGCGCTCAAGAGGGACACGCGGCCACGGAGAGCCGCAAACCCTCCGCCCTGTCAGAAGTGAGCACGGGCTCGGACACCAGCTCCGATTCGGACCGGGATTCGGCTTCCCTCCCAGGTGTGGGGCAGAACATGTCTGTTTCCATCCAGACTAGCCAGGACTGGAAGCCCACCCGCAGCCTGATTGAGCATGTCTTTGTCACCGATGTCACCGCTAACCTGATCACAGTGACGGTCAAGGAGTCCCCCACCAGCGTTGGGTTTTTCAACCTGCGGCAATACTGA